The Polynucleobacter sp. JS-Mosq-20-D10 region AACATTGTGATCTGAAACAGCCAGATTGGCAGAGATTCGCCATACTGGACGGCCAGCTAAATTAAGCCCTTCAAAAGCCTGAGGGCTTGTGACTTCATGCAATAACTGACGATCTATATAAATCGTGGCCGTGCCATCTTCCTCGGAATAGACGACATGGTCATCCCACAATTTGTCGTAAAGCGTACGTGACATGAATACCCTCGAGAACTTGTTATTTGCGAACAGAAATGTTGGGAACCTTGCGTGAAGTTTCTCCAACATATAGCTGACGTGGACGGCCAATCTTGTACTCAGGATCAGTAATCATTTCTTCCCACTGAGCAATCCAGCCCACTGTTCTCGCTAAAGCAAATACGCAAGTAAACATTTCGGTTGGGATGCCCAAGGCGCGCTGAACAATTCCAGAGTAGAAGTCTACGTTTGGATAGAGCTTGCGGCTGACAAAATATTCATCTTCCAAAGCAATCTTCTCAAGAGTCATTGCCAATTTAAACAATGGATCATTTTCCAGACCCAGCTCTTTCAATACTTCATGGCAAGTTTCACGCATCAGTTTTGCACGTGGGTCGAAGTTTTTGTAAACGCGATGCCCAAAGCCCATCAAGCGAACGCTAGAGTTCTTATCTTTGACTTGAGCAATAAACTCATGAATCTTATCTACACCACCACTAGCCTGTATTTCATTCAACATCTCTAAGCAAGCTTCGTTTGCACCGCCATGAGCCGGCCCCCAGAGACAAGCAATGCCAGCAGAGATAGCAGCAAATGGATTAGTACCAGAAGAGCCGCACAAACGCACTGTTGAAGTAGAGGCATTTTGTTCATGGTCAGCATGCAGGGTAAAGATGCGATCCAAGGCGCGTACCAATAATGGATTGACCTTGTACTCCTCGCAAGGTGTTGCAAACATCATGCGCATGAAGTTGGCTGTGTAAGACAAAGAATTATCTGGATAGATAAATGGCTGCCCTACGGAGTACTTATAAGACATTGCAACCAAGGTTGGCATCTTGGCAATCAGACGAATCTGCGCAATTTCGCGTGCCTTAGGCTGACTGTAATCAATTGCGTCATGGTAGAAAGCTGCCATCGCACCAACCAGGCCAGTTAATACAGACATCGGGTGCGCATCGCGACGGAAACCGCGCAGAAAGAATTGCATTTGCTCATGAACCATCGTGTGATGCATGACCAAATTCTCGAAATCTTTTTTCTCGGTAGCATTTGGCAGCTCACCGTTAATTAGAAGATAGCAAACTTCCAAGAAGTCACAGTTGTGTGCAAGATCTTCAATTGGGTAGCCGCGATAGAGTAACTCACCTTTATCGCCATCGATATAAGTAATTTTGCTATTACAAGAAGCTGTTGATAAAAAACCTGAATCGTAAGTGAACTTGCCAGTTTGACCATAAAGTTTACGAATATCAATTACATCAGGGCCGACTGTACCTTTGTATATTGGCAAGTCGATATCTGGTGTGCCATCCGAAAACGATAATTTTGCCTTGATGTCCGATTCAATCATTTCTAATCCTTAGTCATTCAAATTGATGATTACTTCATTATGTGATCACGCATCTAAACTACAACTACAACACTATGCTGAATTATTTCTGTCTCAGCTTTTGTAAAACCGCCTTAAAAGAGTCATCTTGCGACTCTTTTTCCAATCCCGCCACAGAATCCTTGCGACCAATTAATAGGTCCATCAAGTCATTGTCTTCTAAAGCAAATAACTGGCTCAATACTTTTCCATCTTCTACACTCAATTGAGAGCCATAACGCTCAAAAAAACGCTGCAGAATCAGATCGTTTTCAAGCAAACCCCTGCGGGCATCACTCTTTAAACGATATAACTCTGCATTACCGAGGGTCATACCGCCCTACGGACCATCAACTCCTTAATCTTTCCAATTGCTTTGGTCGGATTTAGATGCTTAGGACAAACGTCTACACAGTTCATGATGGTATGACAGCGGAATAAGCGGTATGGGTCTTCCAAGTTGTCTAAGCGCTGCGCCGTATCTTCATCTCGGCTGTC contains the following coding sequences:
- a CDS encoding succinate dehydrogenase assembly factor 2, with the translated sequence MTLGNAELYRLKSDARRGLLENDLILQRFFERYGSQLSVEDGKVLSQLFALEDNDLMDLLIGRKDSVAGLEKESQDDSFKAVLQKLRQK
- the gltA gene encoding citrate synthase, whose amino-acid sequence is MIESDIKAKLSFSDGTPDIDLPIYKGTVGPDVIDIRKLYGQTGKFTYDSGFLSTASCNSKITYIDGDKGELLYRGYPIEDLAHNCDFLEVCYLLINGELPNATEKKDFENLVMHHTMVHEQMQFFLRGFRRDAHPMSVLTGLVGAMAAFYHDAIDYSQPKAREIAQIRLIAKMPTLVAMSYKYSVGQPFIYPDNSLSYTANFMRMMFATPCEEYKVNPLLVRALDRIFTLHADHEQNASTSTVRLCGSSGTNPFAAISAGIACLWGPAHGGANEACLEMLNEIQASGGVDKIHEFIAQVKDKNSSVRLMGFGHRVYKNFDPRAKLMRETCHEVLKELGLENDPLFKLAMTLEKIALEDEYFVSRKLYPNVDFYSGIVQRALGIPTEMFTCVFALARTVGWIAQWEEMITDPEYKIGRPRQLYVGETSRKVPNISVRK